One Felis catus isolate Fca126 chromosome D1, F.catus_Fca126_mat1.0, whole genome shotgun sequence DNA segment encodes these proteins:
- the SCGB2A2 gene encoding mammaglobin-A, translating into MKLLRVLVLIALPLYCFAGSGCLLLEQAVNKTISPEVSVSEYQNFLQDFVQETEEEKALADVKQCFLNQSNETLHNFAQMMQVMYSSKWCAS; encoded by the exons ATGAAGCTGCTGAGAGTCCTTGTGCTGATTGCCCTCCCCCTTTACTGCTTTGCTG gTTCTGGATGCCTACTTCTAGAGCAGGCGGTTAACAAAACAATCAGTCCTGAAGTGAGCGTTAGTGAATACCAAAATTTTCTCCAGGATTTTGTTCAGGAGACTGAGGAAGAAAAGGCCTTGGCTGATGTGAAGCAGTGTTTTCTCAACCAGTCAAACGAAACTCTGCACAACTTTGCACAGATGATG CAAGTAATGTATTCCAGTAAGTGGTGTGCCTCTTAA